In Rhizophagus irregularis chromosome 7, complete sequence, a single genomic region encodes these proteins:
- a CDS encoding uncharacterized protein (SECRETED:cutsite_TYS-VP; SECRETED:prob_0.9227); SECRETED:SignalP(1-21), translated as MVYKLFFIFINIIILSTLTYSVPYDTVENIDYDIIKGQDNEFFCPNNSNVICCPLLAHRVASENHSRCATIILVNKSGYNLTLETVNLEDGRWVTMEDYGRVIDVNCEPRSILNGESEAISTVTSHFLGGVLGFVTFIMDDDMSSKFIISWDVPTIGFPGYYFNFMDETSKHKFAINSQNTFGDTVFRIEIYEKIPWTWPTIPLYFLVPFLMLSIAIPCCCISIIFGETQYPRQEQRRSYVPQRQGQQFHNNLVNQQRRQQGRQSYNSINKQAYNFF; from the coding sequence atggtttataaactatttttcatctttattaatattattattctgtCAACTCTTACTTATTCAGTACCATATGATACAGTCGAAAATATAGactatgatattattaaaggaCAAGATAATGAATTCTTTTGtccaaataattcaaatgtaATTTGTTGTCCTCTCTTAGCGCATCGGGTTGCTTCTGAAAATCATTCACGATGCGCAACAATTATTCTCGTTAATAAGAGTGGTTATAATTTGACTTTAGAAACAGTCAACCTTGAAGATGGTCGTTGGGTAACGATGGAAGATTATGGTCGTGTTATTGATGTAAATTGTGAACCACGCTCTATTCTAAATGGTGAATCTGAAGCTATATCTACTGTTACAAGTCATTTTCTTGGTGGAGTATTAGGGTTTGTTACTTTTATTATGGATGATGATATGTCaagcaaatttattatctCTTGGGATGTTCCAACGATCGGATTCCCTggatattattttaacttcaTGGATGAAACATCTAAACATAAGTTTGCCATTAATTCTCAAAATACCTTTGGAGATACAGTTTTTCGAattgaaatttatgaaaaaattccTTGGACTTGGCCAACTATACCGTTATATTTTCTCGTTCCGTTTCTTATGCTTTCTATCGCTATACCTTGCTGTTGCATTTCAATTATATTCGGAGAAACACAATATCCACGACAAGAACAACGACGATCATATGTTCCTCAAAGACAAGGACaacaatttcataataatctCGTTAATCAACAAAGACGACAACAAGGACGACAATCTTATAATTCCATCAATAAACAAGCTTATAATTTCttctaa